Proteins co-encoded in one Marinobacter qingdaonensis genomic window:
- a CDS encoding cupin-like domain-containing protein: protein MNLFDLSGPDAIETIPFPEHKDGLLPYIERRQPVLLSGVRAALPFTRQWNYDYFRESLTSIRIQRKSEDGIFHYLGFERVPMSDFNEVMETTHNGYALEPLLGHGVSEDLPADISVTLPAFVPDTGFRVSNLYIGPGQNKSLLHYDETHSLLMMLEGRKRFILFSPDQSDCMYAYSPFSLKAIRENRVVDSKIDCQNPDFTTFPKLSRARGLAGWLEDDQALFIPAGTWHFIEAEGRNVSVNYFWFQNRFKDWLHQPLLDFWLKRRAIGVLDQLRKVKHKLSAA from the coding sequence ATGAACTTATTTGATCTTTCCGGGCCGGATGCCATTGAAACCATACCTTTTCCCGAGCACAAGGATGGTTTGCTTCCTTACATAGAACGCCGTCAACCGGTCCTGCTCTCGGGCGTTCGTGCCGCGCTTCCATTTACCCGCCAGTGGAATTACGACTATTTCCGTGAGTCGTTGACGTCGATTCGAATTCAGCGCAAATCCGAGGATGGCATCTTCCATTACCTGGGGTTTGAACGGGTCCCGATGTCGGACTTTAACGAGGTCATGGAGACGACCCACAACGGCTACGCGTTGGAGCCCTTGTTGGGGCATGGGGTCTCGGAAGATCTGCCCGCTGACATTTCCGTGACCTTGCCCGCCTTTGTGCCTGACACAGGCTTTCGCGTGTCCAATCTGTACATCGGCCCAGGCCAGAACAAATCACTGCTGCACTACGATGAGACCCACAGCCTGCTCATGATGCTGGAGGGGCGGAAGCGGTTCATCCTGTTTTCGCCCGATCAGAGCGACTGCATGTACGCCTACAGCCCGTTCAGCCTGAAAGCCATTCGGGAAAATCGGGTCGTCGACAGCAAGATCGACTGTCAGAATCCGGACTTCACGACCTTTCCCAAGCTTAGCCGTGCCAGGGGGCTTGCCGGCTGGCTCGAGGATGACCAGGCCCTATTTATCCCCGCTGGCACCTGGCATTTCATTGAAGCCGAGGGTCGCAATGTATCGGTCAACTATTTCTGGTTTCAGAACCGGTTCAAGGATTGGCTGCATCAACCATTGCTGGATTTCTGGCTCAAACGCCGTGCTATCGGTGTGCTTGACCAATTACGTAAGGTAAAGCACAAGCTGTCGGCGGCGTGA
- a CDS encoding formyl transferase translates to MRVVVVVSQDKSDIFFANQLMRSLPVVGVVVENQVPRRDRASLLSKSLKYLSQPGVFVQKTLEVVDRTLIEPRQVYNRPENALDFGEEGRTLRPNARIPVLYTKGVNAINAPENRAWIRGRQPDLIAVCGASILKPELLSVPRHGVLNLHGGLSQFYRGLFTTDWAIHNREPECVGATVHFVSEGVDDGDVVYQGRPVVSAGDNPNSLYAKVVRLGVEMMVRAVQDIEAGACNAHRLDRKGRLYLNHMFSTGAKRATWHQLESGVIEDYLGSKAERDARVLEAMINPFPESLNTSRRLSAAH, encoded by the coding sequence ATGCGTGTTGTTGTGGTAGTCAGTCAGGATAAATCCGACATCTTCTTTGCCAACCAATTGATGAGGTCCTTGCCCGTCGTTGGGGTGGTGGTGGAAAACCAGGTGCCCAGGCGCGATAGGGCATCGCTGCTGTCCAAGTCCCTGAAATACCTCTCCCAGCCCGGGGTGTTCGTCCAGAAAACCCTGGAGGTTGTTGATCGCACCCTCATCGAACCCAGGCAGGTCTATAACCGGCCTGAGAACGCCCTGGATTTTGGCGAAGAAGGTCGCACACTGCGCCCGAACGCCAGAATTCCGGTGCTGTATACCAAGGGGGTGAATGCCATCAACGCGCCGGAAAATCGGGCCTGGATTCGCGGGCGTCAGCCAGATTTGATAGCGGTTTGCGGCGCGTCCATCCTGAAGCCGGAGCTGCTCTCGGTACCTCGACACGGTGTCCTGAACCTGCACGGTGGCCTGTCGCAGTTCTATCGCGGGCTATTCACGACGGATTGGGCGATTCACAACCGCGAGCCGGAGTGCGTGGGTGCCACCGTGCATTTCGTGTCGGAGGGAGTGGACGACGGCGATGTTGTCTACCAGGGCAGGCCGGTGGTGAGCGCCGGTGACAACCCCAACAGCCTGTACGCCAAGGTGGTAAGGCTTGGGGTGGAGATGATGGTACGCGCGGTCCAGGATATTGAGGCGGGCGCCTGCAACGCCCACAGGCTGGACCGAAAGGGTCGGCTGTATCTGAATCACATGTTCAGCACCGGCGCCAAACGGGCCACCTGGCATCAACTGGAGAGCGGGGTCATCGAAGATTACCTGGGCAGCAAGGCCGAGCGTGACGCCCGGGTTCTCGAGGCCATGATCAATCCTTTTCCGGAATCGCTCAACACCAGCCGTCGGCTCTCCGCGGCGCACTGA
- a CDS encoding GNAT family N-acetyltransferase: MKTLKRSLGLLKRKLGRMVEIKAGILLHQPVAAREGAGIPGAQLARASVYRPDLDYSKDEFTRRNLRQNDLYELLVDRRPVCFGWVARAGARVGILHDIQMTVPDRAFYIWDCVTPPEYRGRGYFQSLLKQLVSSRDTGANLALVAVDTRNTASRKALAKAGFQPLFSYLSIRVLGRVVLAVANRGHRLSQAQILFDQLA, from the coding sequence GTGAAAACACTGAAACGGAGTTTGGGACTGCTCAAACGAAAACTTGGCCGCATGGTCGAGATCAAAGCCGGGATTCTACTGCACCAGCCGGTCGCAGCACGTGAAGGTGCCGGCATTCCCGGGGCACAGTTGGCCAGGGCGTCGGTATACCGGCCCGACCTGGACTACTCCAAAGACGAATTCACCCGGCGTAACCTCCGACAGAACGATCTCTACGAGCTGCTTGTAGACCGGCGGCCCGTATGTTTTGGCTGGGTCGCCCGGGCCGGGGCGCGGGTCGGGATTCTTCACGATATCCAGATGACGGTCCCCGACCGGGCGTTTTACATCTGGGATTGCGTGACGCCACCGGAATATCGCGGGCGCGGTTATTTTCAGAGCCTGCTGAAACAGCTGGTAAGTTCGCGGGACACGGGCGCCAATCTGGCCTTGGTGGCCGTCGATACCCGCAATACGGCCTCCAGAAAGGCGCTGGCCAAGGCCGGATTCCAACCCCTGTTCTCCTATCTGAGTATTCGGGTGTTGGGCCGGGTGGTGCTGGCCGTCGCCAACAGGGGCCACCGCCTGTCCCAAGCCCAGATCCTGTTCGATCAACTTGCGTAG
- a CDS encoding GNAT family N-acetyltransferase, producing the protein MELRVVRGEEEFQQVKPQWDALVASLTPTPLPMTHAWLVAWWRAFADNMTMEFRCVFDNGCLVGIAPLVRSRESYRGIPVTLLKLAANGHSPFSSIVVDASLTPGQRDEVLALLTAVTPREIALFFKIGQDSDLKNFLLDSNKPGHQRVGEKPSLKTPVIDINQSWDEFYRARPRSLKKSLNNKLNRFRRDDGFTIEQEWITDPEQPIVDELVTISAKSWKTSIGNDLKSNRRSRSFLLNLIESFGRSGTLSAWIVRHRGKPVAFELHIVCDDVVYPIRADYDEAFKAFSPGSVLEYSALKSLFEQGQYRQYYTCADDYWYLSNWTHNYRNLCSIELFGDSLKLRLLYFAEYRLIPLIKRFIHVKRTSRRPA; encoded by the coding sequence GTGGAATTAAGAGTCGTCCGGGGGGAGGAAGAGTTCCAGCAGGTCAAACCGCAATGGGATGCTCTGGTTGCCAGTCTGACGCCAACCCCTTTGCCCATGACCCACGCCTGGTTAGTGGCGTGGTGGAGGGCCTTTGCCGACAACATGACGATGGAATTCCGGTGCGTGTTCGACAATGGTTGCCTGGTTGGTATCGCCCCGCTGGTTCGAAGCCGGGAAAGCTACCGAGGCATACCCGTGACCCTGCTAAAGCTGGCCGCCAACGGCCACAGTCCATTTTCCTCCATCGTTGTCGACGCCTCGCTGACCCCCGGCCAACGCGATGAGGTGCTGGCGTTGCTGACGGCGGTCACCCCTCGGGAAATCGCGCTCTTCTTCAAGATCGGACAAGACAGCGACTTAAAGAATTTTCTGCTGGACAGTAACAAACCTGGCCATCAGCGGGTGGGGGAGAAACCCAGCCTGAAGACGCCGGTCATCGACATCAACCAGAGCTGGGACGAGTTCTACCGGGCCAGGCCGAGAAGTCTCAAGAAAAGTCTCAATAACAAGCTCAACCGGTTCAGGCGGGATGACGGATTTACCATTGAGCAGGAGTGGATCACGGATCCGGAACAGCCCATTGTCGATGAACTGGTCACCATTTCGGCGAAGAGCTGGAAAACCTCCATCGGCAATGATCTGAAATCGAACCGTCGCAGCCGCTCGTTCCTGCTCAACCTGATCGAGTCGTTCGGCCGTTCCGGGACCCTCAGTGCCTGGATTGTGAGGCACCGGGGCAAGCCGGTCGCATTTGAGTTGCACATTGTCTGCGATGACGTGGTCTACCCGATACGAGCGGATTATGACGAGGCGTTCAAGGCCTTTTCCCCAGGTTCGGTACTGGAATACTCGGCACTGAAGAGCCTGTTCGAACAGGGCCAGTACCGACAGTATTACACCTGCGCCGACGATTACTGGTATCTGAGCAACTGGACCCACAACTACCGGAACCTCTGCTCCATCGAATTGTTCGGCGACAGCCTGAAATTGCGTTTGCTGTATTTTGCGGAGTATCGACTCATACCGTTGATCAAACGGTTCATCCACGTAAAGCGGACCAGCCGTCGTCCGGCCTGA
- a CDS encoding polyketide synthase produces the protein MNARESTPVVPGFLAQFERTARDSAHSPALCSPDSTLSYHDLSARATAVQAWISESGVTEGSPIAIHTHSRESAIIAIIAVLRHGCAYLPLDPLYPEERLAYMVSHAGVELTITDNDDFRSPVGQHLDLRAIDLNEPPEAIPQSAGAGPEANAYVIYTSGSTGRPKGVLMNHGTLDNLIHWQNGHYRAGARPKTLQFSALSFDVSFQEIFSTLTLGGTLYLITNDMKQDFRQLLEYIDEQGIERMFLPYIALLQLVMWANRLNLYPAALTEVITAGEQLVVSKELRKAFNALPNATLSNQYGPCETHVVSEHILYPPADDWPALPPIGQAIDRAELLILDDEQQELEAGEVGELYISGPVLAHGYINSPEQTAQRFVTLSHLGGQRAYRTGDLVSWNGKSELLYHGRIDNQVKISGYRVELSEVEARLLDTGLVDEAAAAVQDVEGQKKLIAFVTATDQDSQLEARLKGLLQSSMPGYMIPSRFHWLSQLQKTPSGKIDRKSMIESLAAEPSSAVGHAPDARQRLKDLIQRELNLAELSEEDNLLNLGMDSLAANRIAASLYEHQGLSIPVYALFQYRNLSKFLDYALARQSVPTTLARTDSSHELPDAQVRDVAIIGMALRVPGASNLEEFWQNLVEGRETITFFAPTDPQSGRVNARGVLDDPLGFDDRFFGISPIEAEFIDPQQRLLLELAWQGLENAGYDPEQFAGRIGVFCGVGNNTYYLNNVLQNAEKLEDYGSLQAMVANEKDYAATRLAHKLNLVGPALSIHTACSTSLVAVAEAVEAIRQGRCDMAIAGGASIAFPQQQPHTHQEGSIYTRDGHTRPFDKDSSGTVFSDGGGIVVLKPLIEALRDRDYVYAAISGVAVNNDGAEKGSFSGPSVQGQKSVILGALRDARIDVRTIGYLEAHGTATPIGDPIEVSALNEAFSEHTSDKQFCRLGSVKSNFGHLTAAAGVVGLIKCALSIDRGQIPQSINFATPNPELHLEQTPFIVAAESSEWPGPKHDRAAGVSSFGIGGTNAHVVLRGVNRPDAAESGTTPTWVPLCFGAHSPEALAATVSRYQPLLNQMQAPEERAGLAAALIRHRRAFRYRTAVPQQINVHELMTVVEDAEDASAAFSSAAVVFAFPGQGSQVAGMGRELYAQVAQFRDAFDHCADLLASDHALDLKALVFDSGDPLNDTQKTQISLFCLGYALATAVQQLGVQPQAAIGHSIGELAAATVAGVFDLATALRVVMTRGEVMQAQPSGAMLAARASVDQLQPLLSSNVVIAAENTADACTLSGTHEAIASLAGVLEQNGIKVRALNTSHAFHSPAMDPAVDEFIRQLDGIAMKPPEFPFISCVTGDWITPEQATDLHYWGQQIRQPVQFRQGCQTLAAMKNLIVLECGPQGTVCGMAMQNLDDQRDLALVPLLADAGKADGELRSFTRGLGLAWSQGLTVDWPCGPASPEVRVRLPAYPFQHRTHVIEPLSAASVSTDPAASLVADAIAPVSIPQVLAGPDMKDAIVEKLRSLFSDISGIDLSQADSGATFFELGLDSLLLTQSTLKLKKKFKVNVSFRQLLNDCGNLDKLADYLVAEGVQLEAAQTSATPAPAAGLQPPNPATGTVSPPPQALNLGHGDVHALLQQQMQILQGQLTLLSSLSPQPAAGGSAPSATAPVADHAIKRTDKASGLKPFGAGTRINVKRSNDMTARQRENFDSLAQRYNTRFARSKQFAQDNRKHLADPRVVSGFRNVIKEVIYPIVVERSEGPYLWDIDGGKLIDITCGFGSNIFGNSAPFIRDAIARQLNTGYEIGPQHPLVAEASRLFCQVTGNERVAFCNTGSEAVLGAMRLARTVTAKEKVVIFENDYHGIHDEVIVTRGSAGYAAPAAAGIPESAAESMIVLDYGSDASLDYIREHADDIATLLVEPVQSRNPELQPKAFLEKARHLCTEHHIALIFDEVITGFRIHPRGAQGHYGIDADICTYGKIVGGGMPIGAISGKAKYMDALDGGQWQFGDDSAPEVGVTYFAGTFVRHPLVMAAAVAVLSKLVEAPELQAQLNQRADYLVGQINQHAQLVGAPVKIEHCGSMCKIKIPQDIPFEELIYVMLREKGIHVWDARPTFITTAHSDEDIEAIITAFKEAMDEMIAMDFFPAPDVAARPNQELAGKPPIEGARLGRDENGKAAWYIPSKTDKNQYEKWAG, from the coding sequence ATGAATGCTAGAGAGTCTACTCCAGTTGTACCCGGCTTCCTGGCCCAATTTGAACGCACGGCTCGGGACAGTGCCCATTCGCCTGCTCTTTGCTCCCCGGACAGCACCCTCAGCTATCACGATCTCAGCGCCCGTGCCACGGCCGTCCAGGCATGGATTTCCGAATCCGGTGTGACTGAGGGCAGCCCGATTGCCATCCACACCCACAGTCGCGAGTCGGCCATCATCGCCATAATTGCGGTGCTCAGGCATGGCTGCGCTTACCTGCCCCTGGACCCCCTGTATCCGGAAGAACGTCTCGCCTACATGGTGAGCCACGCGGGGGTCGAGCTGACCATCACGGACAACGACGATTTCCGGTCCCCAGTCGGGCAGCATCTGGATCTCAGGGCGATCGACCTCAACGAGCCTCCGGAAGCCATTCCGCAATCCGCAGGAGCAGGTCCAGAGGCCAATGCCTACGTCATCTACACCTCCGGCTCCACCGGTAGGCCCAAGGGCGTGCTGATGAACCATGGCACCCTCGATAACCTGATCCACTGGCAAAATGGCCATTATCGGGCGGGCGCACGTCCGAAAACCCTGCAATTCTCCGCCCTCAGCTTCGACGTTTCGTTCCAGGAAATTTTCTCCACCCTGACCCTTGGCGGCACGCTGTATCTGATCACCAACGACATGAAGCAGGATTTCCGACAGCTGCTGGAGTACATAGACGAACAGGGCATCGAGCGCATGTTTTTACCCTACATCGCGCTGCTGCAGCTCGTGATGTGGGCCAACCGATTGAATCTCTACCCCGCAGCACTGACGGAAGTCATCACCGCGGGCGAACAACTTGTGGTCAGCAAGGAACTCCGGAAGGCTTTCAACGCCCTGCCCAATGCCACCCTGAGCAATCAATACGGGCCCTGCGAGACCCACGTGGTAAGCGAACACATTCTGTATCCGCCGGCGGATGACTGGCCGGCCCTGCCGCCGATCGGACAGGCGATCGACCGTGCGGAACTGCTGATTCTCGATGATGAACAGCAAGAACTGGAAGCCGGCGAGGTCGGCGAGTTGTACATCAGCGGTCCGGTTCTGGCCCATGGCTACATCAACAGTCCGGAGCAGACCGCCCAACGATTCGTGACTCTGTCCCACCTCGGCGGCCAACGGGCCTATCGCACCGGCGACCTGGTGAGCTGGAACGGCAAGTCCGAGCTGCTGTACCACGGACGCATCGACAACCAGGTGAAAATCAGCGGCTATCGCGTCGAACTCAGCGAAGTCGAGGCCCGGCTACTCGATACCGGGCTGGTGGACGAAGCCGCCGCCGCGGTACAGGACGTCGAGGGTCAAAAAAAACTGATCGCGTTTGTGACGGCGACCGACCAGGACAGCCAGCTGGAGGCGCGCCTCAAAGGCCTGCTGCAGTCCTCGATGCCGGGGTACATGATTCCCAGCCGGTTCCACTGGCTCAGTCAATTGCAGAAGACTCCCTCGGGAAAGATCGATCGCAAATCGATGATCGAAAGCCTCGCCGCTGAACCGTCAAGTGCCGTGGGGCACGCCCCGGACGCTCGGCAACGGTTGAAAGATCTGATCCAGAGGGAGCTCAACCTTGCTGAGCTGTCTGAGGAGGACAACCTTCTGAATCTGGGCATGGATTCCCTGGCCGCCAATCGCATTGCGGCCAGCTTGTACGAACACCAGGGTCTGTCCATCCCGGTTTATGCCCTGTTCCAGTATCGGAACTTGAGCAAATTCCTCGACTACGCGCTGGCCAGGCAGTCGGTGCCAACAACTCTGGCCCGGACCGACAGCAGCCATGAGCTTCCGGATGCCCAGGTTCGGGACGTCGCGATTATTGGCATGGCCCTGCGAGTGCCCGGAGCCTCGAACCTCGAGGAGTTCTGGCAGAACCTCGTTGAGGGTCGGGAGACCATCACGTTCTTTGCCCCGACTGATCCACAAAGCGGCCGGGTCAATGCCCGAGGCGTGCTCGACGATCCCCTGGGCTTCGACGACCGGTTTTTCGGCATCAGCCCGATCGAAGCCGAGTTCATCGATCCGCAGCAACGGCTGCTGCTGGAACTTGCCTGGCAGGGACTGGAAAACGCCGGCTACGACCCGGAGCAGTTTGCCGGCAGGATTGGCGTGTTCTGCGGCGTCGGCAACAACACCTACTACTTGAATAACGTTCTCCAGAATGCTGAAAAACTTGAAGATTACGGGTCACTTCAAGCGATGGTCGCGAACGAGAAGGACTATGCGGCCACCCGGCTGGCGCACAAGCTCAACCTGGTTGGTCCGGCGCTGAGCATCCACACCGCCTGCTCCACCTCCCTGGTGGCGGTGGCGGAAGCGGTCGAGGCCATCCGCCAGGGCCGCTGTGACATGGCCATCGCCGGCGGCGCGTCGATCGCGTTTCCCCAGCAACAGCCCCACACCCATCAGGAAGGCAGCATCTACACCCGGGACGGGCACACCCGCCCCTTCGACAAGGACAGCTCGGGTACCGTATTCAGCGACGGTGGCGGCATCGTGGTGCTCAAGCCCCTGATTGAGGCGCTCCGGGACCGCGACTATGTCTATGCCGCGATTTCCGGAGTTGCGGTCAACAACGACGGTGCCGAGAAAGGCAGCTTCTCCGGCCCCAGTGTTCAGGGGCAGAAATCGGTCATTCTTGGCGCCCTCCGGGATGCCCGAATTGATGTCCGCACCATCGGTTACCTGGAAGCCCACGGCACCGCGACGCCGATCGGGGATCCGATTGAGGTGTCGGCGCTGAATGAAGCCTTCTCCGAGCACACTTCGGACAAACAGTTCTGCCGCCTGGGCTCGGTGAAAAGCAACTTTGGCCACCTGACCGCGGCCGCAGGGGTGGTTGGCTTGATTAAGTGCGCGCTGTCGATTGATCGGGGCCAGATTCCCCAATCCATCAATTTTGCCACCCCAAATCCGGAACTCCATCTGGAGCAAACCCCGTTCATCGTCGCTGCCGAATCGTCCGAATGGCCCGGCCCCAAACACGACCGGGCCGCCGGGGTCAGTTCGTTCGGCATTGGCGGCACCAATGCCCACGTGGTGCTGCGGGGCGTTAACCGCCCGGACGCGGCAGAATCCGGGACCACGCCGACCTGGGTTCCCTTGTGTTTCGGCGCCCATTCCCCCGAGGCGCTGGCCGCCACGGTGTCTCGCTATCAGCCGTTGCTGAATCAGATGCAGGCACCGGAGGAACGGGCCGGCCTGGCAGCCGCACTGATCCGGCACCGGCGCGCCTTCCGCTACCGGACGGCCGTGCCCCAGCAGATTAACGTGCATGAGCTGATGACCGTGGTGGAGGACGCCGAGGACGCCAGCGCCGCCTTCAGCTCCGCTGCCGTGGTGTTCGCCTTCCCCGGCCAGGGCAGTCAGGTAGCGGGCATGGGGCGTGAGCTGTACGCGCAGGTCGCCCAATTCCGGGACGCCTTCGATCATTGCGCGGACCTTCTCGCGAGCGACCATGCATTGGACCTCAAGGCCCTGGTCTTCGACTCTGGCGATCCACTGAATGACACCCAGAAAACCCAGATCAGCCTGTTCTGTCTGGGATATGCCCTGGCAACGGCGGTGCAACAGCTGGGCGTGCAGCCCCAGGCCGCTATCGGCCACAGCATCGGTGAGTTGGCTGCCGCCACCGTGGCCGGGGTGTTTGATCTGGCCACCGCCCTGCGTGTTGTGATGACCCGTGGCGAGGTCATGCAGGCACAACCGTCCGGGGCCATGTTGGCAGCACGCGCCAGTGTCGATCAGCTGCAGCCACTCCTCAGCAGCAACGTGGTAATCGCGGCCGAAAACACCGCCGATGCCTGTACCCTCTCGGGCACCCACGAGGCCATCGCGAGCCTCGCCGGCGTGTTGGAACAGAACGGGATCAAAGTTCGCGCGCTGAACACCTCCCACGCCTTCCATTCCCCTGCCATGGACCCGGCCGTTGACGAGTTCATCCGCCAGCTTGACGGCATCGCCATGAAGCCTCCGGAGTTTCCCTTCATCTCCTGCGTGACCGGGGACTGGATCACGCCGGAGCAGGCCACCGACCTGCATTACTGGGGCCAGCAGATCCGCCAGCCGGTCCAGTTCCGCCAAGGCTGCCAGACCCTCGCTGCGATGAAGAATCTGATTGTGCTGGAGTGCGGCCCGCAAGGCACCGTGTGCGGCATGGCCATGCAGAACCTCGACGATCAAAGGGATCTGGCCCTGGTGCCGCTTCTGGCGGATGCCGGGAAAGCGGACGGAGAGCTGCGGTCGTTCACCCGCGGACTTGGTTTGGCCTGGAGCCAGGGCCTCACGGTTGACTGGCCCTGCGGACCCGCCAGCCCTGAGGTGCGCGTCAGGCTGCCCGCCTACCCGTTCCAGCACCGAACTCACGTTATTGAGCCGTTGTCAGCCGCCTCGGTGTCCACCGACCCGGCGGCCAGCCTCGTGGCCGATGCCATAGCACCGGTTTCCATCCCCCAGGTTTTGGCAGGACCAGACATGAAAGACGCCATTGTCGAGAAGCTGCGCTCGCTGTTTTCAGATATTTCCGGCATCGACCTCAGCCAGGCGGACTCTGGCGCAACCTTCTTTGAACTGGGTCTGGATTCGCTGCTGCTGACCCAATCCACACTGAAGCTGAAGAAAAAGTTCAAGGTGAATGTCAGCTTCCGGCAACTGCTCAATGACTGCGGCAACCTGGACAAGCTGGCCGACTACCTCGTTGCCGAGGGCGTTCAGCTGGAGGCTGCTCAAACCTCGGCCACACCTGCGCCGGCAGCCGGGCTGCAACCACCGAACCCAGCAACCGGGACAGTCAGCCCGCCGCCCCAGGCCCTGAACCTGGGTCACGGCGATGTCCATGCCCTGCTTCAGCAGCAGATGCAGATACTGCAGGGCCAGCTGACCCTGTTGTCTTCACTGTCACCGCAACCAGCCGCCGGCGGCAGCGCCCCCAGCGCCACCGCACCGGTCGCTGACCACGCCATCAAGCGCACCGACAAAGCCTCTGGGCTCAAACCCTTCGGTGCCGGCACCCGGATCAACGTCAAGCGCAGCAACGACATGACCGCCCGGCAGCGGGAGAACTTCGATAGCCTGGCGCAGCGCTACAACACCCGCTTCGCCAGATCCAAACAGTTCGCCCAGGACAACCGAAAACACCTGGCGGATCCGCGGGTGGTGTCAGGGTTCCGCAATGTCATCAAGGAAGTGATCTACCCGATCGTGGTGGAACGCTCCGAGGGCCCCTATCTCTGGGATATCGACGGCGGCAAACTGATCGATATCACCTGCGGATTCGGCAGCAACATTTTCGGCAATTCTGCCCCCTTCATCAGGGACGCCATTGCCCGTCAGCTGAACACCGGCTACGAAATTGGCCCGCAGCATCCCCTGGTGGCTGAGGCCTCCCGGTTGTTCTGCCAGGTCACCGGCAACGAACGGGTGGCGTTCTGCAACACCGGGTCCGAAGCCGTCCTCGGCGCCATGCGACTGGCGCGCACCGTCACCGCCAAGGAAAAGGTGGTGATCTTCGAGAACGACTACCACGGCATCCACGATGAGGTGATCGTCACCCGCGGTAGTGCCGGTTACGCGGCACCCGCTGCTGCCGGCATACCCGAGTCGGCCGCTGAAAGCATGATCGTGTTGGATTACGGCAGTGACGCCTCGCTCGACTACATTCGCGAGCACGCCGACGACATTGCCACCCTGCTCGTGGAGCCGGTTCAGAGCCGCAATCCGGAACTGCAACCCAAAGCCTTCCTGGAGAAGGCCCGCCACCTGTGCACCGAGCACCACATTGCCCTGATTTTTGACGAGGTCATCACCGGTTTCCGCATCCATCCGAGAGGCGCGCAAGGCCACTACGGCATCGACGCCGACATCTGCACCTACGGCAAGATTGTCGGCGGCGGCATGCCCATCGGTGCCATCTCTGGCAAGGCCAAGTACATGGATGCGCTGGACGGCGGACAGTGGCAGTTTGGCGACGACTCGGCACCGGAAGTGGGTGTCACCTATTTTGCCGGCACGTTTGTGCGTCACCCGTTGGTTATGGCGGCGGCAGTGGCCGTGCTGAGCAAGCTGGTGGAGGCACCCGAGCTCCAGGCCCAACTGAACCAGCGGGCCGACTACCTGGTGGGACAGATCAACCAGCATGCGCAGTTGGTGGGCGCGCCGGTAAAGATCGAACACTGTGGCTCCATGTGCAAGATCAAGATTCCCCAGGACATCCCGTTCGAAGAACTGATCTACGTGATGCTCCGGGAGAAAGGCATTCACGTCTGGGACGCCCGCCCAACCTTCATCACCACGGCCCACAGCGACGAGGACATCGAAGCGATCATCACGGCCTTCAAGGAGGCGATGGATGAGATGATCGCGATGGACTTCTTTCCGGCACCGGACGTCGCCGCTCGGCCCAATCAGGAGCTTGCGGGTAAGCCACCGATTGAAGGCGCGCGCCTTGGTCGCGACGAAAATGGCAAGGCGGCCTGGTACATCCCCTCCAAGACGGACAAAAACCAGTATGAGAAATGGGCAGGTTGA